A single genomic interval of Helianthus annuus cultivar XRQ/B chromosome 6, HanXRQr2.0-SUNRISE, whole genome shotgun sequence harbors:
- the LOC110944721 gene encoding uncharacterized protein LOC110944721, with the protein MEEQQLQQALQQSQMECLLQLQEEERAHRRAWEEEEARHQNAQSELEQRRWGALAFSNQMAINNAKVLHGQERHQRDYQAGHPFAEHSGWTDYPNLPHPQGPSDLTPHWPEAVDSSFIPIPYQPPPQGESSPLDNYRDMFEALTG; encoded by the exons ATGGAGGAACAACAATTGCAACAAGCATTACAACAGTCACAAATGGAATGCTTGTTACAGTTGCAAGAGGAAGAAAGGGCCCACAGACGAGCATGGGAAGAAGAGGAGGCTAGGCATCAAAATGCACAAAGTGAATTGGAGCAACGTCGATGGGGAGCGTTGGCTTTCTCTAACCAAATGGCGATTAATAACGCCAAGGTGCTCCACGGTCAAGAGCGCCATCAAAGAGATTATCAAGCCGGTCACCCTTTTGCCGAACATTCGGGGTGGACCGATTACCCCAACCTTCCTCATCCGCAAGGCCCATCCGATCTAACCCCTCATTGGCCCGAGGCAGTCGACTCTAGTTTCATTCCGATTCCTTACCAACCGCCACCTCAGGGAGAGTCGAGCCCACTAGATAACTACAGGGATATGtttgaggccctcactg gttaa